The Sphingorhabdus lutea genome segment ATACCATTGACCAAAAATAACGAACCCCCACCAAAATCCCCGACAAGGTTTAATGGCGGCATGGGAGGCTGTCCATCCTGACCCATGGCGTGCAACGCGCCGGTCATGCTGATATAATTTATATCATGCCCTGCCATTTGCGCCCATGGGCCATTTTGTCCCCATCCGGTCATCCGTCCGTAAATTAACTTTGGATTCACGGCAAAACAGGCATCTGGCCCAACGCCCAATCTTTCGGTCACGCCTGGGCGCAATCCCTCGATTAAAATATCGCTGCCCGACACCAATTGCAAAACAATGTCCACCGCCTCTGGCCGGCGAAGGTCCAGCGCGATAGATTTTTTGCCGCGTCCATCAATGCCGTGGGGCATCGCCCCCTTGCCCAATGGCCGGTCAATAATAATAACGTCCGCGCCCATATCGGCCAGTAACTGCCCAGCATAAGGACCAGGACCAATGCCCGCCAATTCCACAACACGAAATCCGCAAAGCGGGCGAGAATCAACGATTTCATCATTTGGCAGCATCTCGCCCATCATTTTTACCTTACGTTATCGTTAAGTTGAAACCAGATAAAGTTAATTACGCGGTTAAACACAGTTTCCTTATATGAAATTTAACCCATTTTGCAAGCATGGGGGATAAAATTTTTCGCAGGCGCAACAGATTTAATAAACATTTTGTGGCAAATGCTATTTCTTGCAAAACGCCTTATTGAACCAGCTTCACCTGATGCAGCGGCGGCGCATTGCTGGATAATGACGGTGTATTTTCTGCCTTTAACCCCAATAAAATCGTGTTGATGACAAGCCGCAATTTATTCTCATTCAACGCCATTTGCATTTGCACCATTTTATGCGGGTCGCAATATGGCTGTATCATCATATTGATTAAAGACACCGCATCATCAATGCTTAACCCTGCAAAATATCCATGCCCGCTTGCCTCTGCGACCACCATTGCCAAATAATGATCCGCCAAATCAACATAACCGCGCACCACCTCAAAATGAACATTGCCCAGCTCACAATAGCTTACAAATAAATCGGGGTCTTGCCTGTGCTTTTCGCTCATCAACACATAACGGCGGGCAAAAAAATCATATAATTTTTGCTCAATCGGCACATCGCTATTTACCACTTCTTCCATAATGGTAATTTTATCAGCAAACCATTTTTCGGCCACCGCCTCCATCAACGCCTCTTTGCTTTCAAAAAAACGATAAATATTGGACGGCGACATTCCCGCCTGTGTGGCCAGATCATATAAAGTAATATCAACCGCGCCGCGCGCACGGATTATTTCCTCCACAATCGTCAATAATTCTTCTCTTACTGCGTCAATATCGGTTTGGGGGCGGGCCATAAATTCATCCTGATATATAATCTTAATACAGTTTTATGATAAATGATGATTTTCTTCAATCTTTATTTTACCCAATCCGTGAATAGGAAAATCGCCCCAATCAGGAAAAATGCCCCGCCAATTTTCAAAAATCAAAACTGGGCTGCGCATTTTTTGGTTCTATTTCGGACCCCATGTCATTTGTGGATAAATTTGACATGGTCAAACCCAATAAACGCACTGGTTTTTGAACGGGAAAAATTTGCCGAAGCAATATTTCACCAATATCAAATAATTCCCTTTTTTCCTTTATAAACGCGCCGGGGGTTAAGGAACGGGTGATTTGGGTGAAATCATTATATTTAATCTTTAAAATAACCGTTTTTCCAATGGCCTTGGCCTTGTCCATCCGCGCCCATACATCTTCGCCCACCTCATGCATGATCGCGGTTAAGTCGGCTGCGCTTGATTTATCCTCGCCAAAGGTGCGCTCTGCCCCCACTGATTTGCGCTTTCGTGATGGCTGCACCGGCCGATTGTCTATACCGCGCGCCGCCAAAAATAAATATTGGCCATAGCTGCCAAAATGCTGCGCCATCCAAATTTCATCATATTGCAGCAAATCCTGCCCCATTTTAATGCCCAGCCGCTGCATTTTTTCTGCCGTGCGTGGGCCAACCCCGTGGAAACGCCGTACGGGCAGGCTGGCGACAAATTCAGCCCCCTTTTCGGGCAATATCACACAAATGCCATTGGGTTTATTTTGATCACTCGCCAATTTGGCGATAAATTTATTATAACTCACCCCTGCTGATGCGGTAAGCTGGGTTTGCTTTTCAATTTCCGCGCGGATTTGCTTGGCAATTTTTACGGCAGATCCAATATTTTGTTTATCATGGGTGACATCCAAATATGCCTCATCCAATGATAAAGGCTCAATCAAATCGGTATGCTGCCTAAATATTTCGCGGATTTGCCCGCTTACCTGCCGATATGCATCAAACCGGCCCTTGGTAAAAATTAAATCGGGGCAAAGCCGCTTTGCCGTCACCGATGGCATGGCCGATTTCACACCAAATTTTCGTGCCTCATAACTGGCCGCCGCCACAACGCCGCGCGCGGACGAACCGCCAACCGCCACCGGTTTACCGCGTAAATCGGGGTTGTCGCGTTGTTCCACACTGGCAAAAAATGCGTCCATATCGACATGTATGATTTTGCGAATATCGCCCATCCTATAAATATATATGCCATTTACATGGGCTGCAAAGCCTTTATCCAATTGCAAATTGGTAAATAGCCGCCTACCCCCATAAAATGCAACATGCAGATTCAAGCCAAAACAAATCCAAAATTAAAAAACGCCCCACGCCGGTAAATATCAACCCGCGCGAATTGGTGGTGATGATGTCATCGTTGATGGCATTAAACGCGCTTGCCATTGATGCCATGCTGCCCGCATTTCCGCAAATTTCCCATGCTTTTGGATTGGTGGATAAAAATAGGGTGCAATTGTTAATCGGCGCTTATTTAATCGGTCTTGGCATTGGGTCGATATTTTATGGCCCATTGTCCGATCGATATGGGCGCAGGCCCGTTATTTTATCCACTGTGGCGGGATATAGTGTTTTTGGCGCTTTATGCAGCCTATCGTCCAGTTTCGACATGTTGCTTATTTTTCGGGTGATACAGGGCAGCTTTGGCGCGGCCATGGGCGTGTTGGTGGCCGCCGTTATCCGCGACCAATTTGAAGGGGACGCGATGGCCAAACGCATGTCGCTTATTTTCTTAATCTTTATGGTTGTGCCGGTTATTGCGCCAACATTGGGTCAGTTAATCCTGTATATTTCCGGATGGCGTTTAATATTTGACCTATTGGCTATCATGGGCGTGGGCGCGATTTTTTGGGTCTATTTTCGTCTGCCCGAAACCCTGCATCGCGAATATGCTGTGCCGATTAACCTGCCCAATATTGCCAAATCATGGGGCGAGGTTTCAATGCATCGCGGCGCTATGGGCTATATTTTGGGCAGCGGATTGGTGCAGGGCGCGTTATTTGGATATTTAAACAGCTCCCAACAAATATTTGATAAAATTTTCAACGCGGCAGATTTTTTCGCCATTGGTTTTGCCATTGTCGCCATTGGCATTGCGGCGGCCAATTTCACCAACAGCCGAATTGTGGAA includes the following:
- a CDS encoding TetR/AcrR family transcriptional regulator: MARPQTDIDAVREELLTIVEEIIRARGAVDITLYDLATQAGMSPSNIYRFFESKEALMEAVAEKWFADKITIMEEVVNSDVPIEQKLYDFFARRYVLMSEKHRQDPDLFVSYCELGNVHFEVVRGYVDLADHYLAMVVAEASGHGYFAGLSIDDAVSLINMMIQPYCDPHKMVQMQMALNENKLRLVINTILLGLKAENTPSLSSNAPPLHQVKLVQ
- the dinB gene encoding DNA polymerase IV, which produces MGDIRKIIHVDMDAFFASVEQRDNPDLRGKPVAVGGSSARGVVAAASYEARKFGVKSAMPSVTAKRLCPDLIFTKGRFDAYRQVSGQIREIFRQHTDLIEPLSLDEAYLDVTHDKQNIGSAVKIAKQIRAEIEKQTQLTASAGVSYNKFIAKLASDQNKPNGICVILPEKGAEFVASLPVRRFHGVGPRTAEKMQRLGIKMGQDLLQYDEIWMAQHFGSYGQYLFLAARGIDNRPVQPSRKRKSVGAERTFGEDKSSAADLTAIMHEVGEDVWARMDKAKAIGKTVILKIKYNDFTQITRSLTPGAFIKEKRELFDIGEILLRQIFPVQKPVRLLGLTMSNLSTNDMGSEIEPKNAQPSFDF
- a CDS encoding multidrug effflux MFS transporter, whose protein sequence is MQHADSSQNKSKIKKRPTPVNINPRELVVMMSSLMALNALAIDAMLPAFPQISHAFGLVDKNRVQLLIGAYLIGLGIGSIFYGPLSDRYGRRPVILSTVAGYSVFGALCSLSSSFDMLLIFRVIQGSFGAAMGVLVAAVIRDQFEGDAMAKRMSLIFLIFMVVPVIAPTLGQLILYISGWRLIFDLLAIMGVGAIFWVYFRLPETLHREYAVPINLPNIAKSWGEVSMHRGAMGYILGSGLVQGALFGYLNSSQQIFDKIFNAADFFAIGFAIVAIGIAAANFTNSRIVERFGARRVSQSALFCFIILGLLQLLAALLIPTSMPIFLFLLTCNMAMIGFTGSNFGSIAMQPFAKIAGTASSYQNFVKTLIAAILGGFIGQQFNNSLIPMSLGFLITGLLALAFILWSEKGKLFTRPNAPKK